The following are encoded in a window of Roseivirga misakiensis genomic DNA:
- a CDS encoding DNA-3-methyladenine glycosylase family protein produces MPLLSLQTPQSFDFDQCLFFLDRGYDECLYQLSGRSVLRTIECDGVLVPFSIIEKKGNLVIEVDEGITDEVQNLVLDYVKEWFDLERDLAPFYSLLNKSDQLKPLAENYHGLRLIGIPSLFEALCWSVLGQQINLTFAFKLKRRLVEAYGESIVFKGHKLYHFPSPKALVNLDEEYLKTQQFSRGKVKYIKNVAESFLKDGLSKSTLLKIPEFGERQMLLTNIKGIGVWSANYALMKTLHQPEAIPFGDTGLTQSLFNFGLIPDRKDEAAIIKFFKEMRGWEAYTVFYLWRSLAG; encoded by the coding sequence ATGCCTTTACTCAGCTTACAAACACCACAAAGTTTTGATTTTGATCAATGCCTCTTCTTTTTAGACAGAGGTTACGACGAATGTCTTTATCAATTGTCAGGACGATCGGTGCTACGCACTATAGAATGCGATGGTGTTCTTGTGCCTTTTTCAATTATCGAAAAGAAAGGGAATTTGGTGATTGAAGTTGATGAGGGCATTACAGATGAAGTTCAAAATTTAGTGCTCGATTATGTCAAAGAGTGGTTCGACCTAGAGCGTGACCTTGCTCCTTTTTACAGCCTGCTAAATAAATCCGACCAACTTAAACCTCTGGCAGAAAACTATCACGGGCTTAGACTAATTGGAATACCAAGCCTTTTTGAAGCACTCTGCTGGAGCGTTCTCGGTCAACAAATCAATCTAACATTTGCTTTCAAACTGAAACGCCGATTAGTTGAAGCATATGGTGAATCAATAGTTTTCAAAGGCCATAAACTCTACCACTTTCCGAGCCCCAAAGCATTGGTGAATTTGGACGAGGAATACTTGAAAACTCAACAGTTTTCTCGGGGAAAAGTGAAATACATCAAAAACGTGGCTGAATCATTTCTAAAAGATGGTTTGAGCAAATCTACCCTTCTCAAAATCCCTGAATTTGGAGAACGACAGATGCTTTTGACAAACATCAAAGGCATTGGTGTATGGTCAGCTAACTATGCACTTATGAAAACGCTCCATCAGCCAGAAGCAATTCCATTTGGCGATACTGGCCTAACGCAGTCTCTATTTAATTTCGGACTTATCCCTGACCGAAAAGATGAAGCAGCTATAATTAAGTTTTTCAAAGAAATGCGGGGTTGGGAAGCCTATACGGTTTTCTATCTATGGAGAAGTCTAGCTGGCTGA
- the katG gene encoding catalase/peroxidase HPI — protein sequence MENMQHSGDISKCPFHGGTIKQSAGGGTKNQDWWPNQLNLNILRQHSNLTNPMGEDFDYAEEFKKLDLKAVKQDLYDLMTDSQDWWPADYGHYGPFFIRMAWHSAGTYRIADGRGGGGSGTQRFAPLNSWPDNGNLDKARLLLWPVKQKYGKRLSWADLMILAGNCALESMGFETFGFAGGREDVWQPEEDIYWGSEGEWLGNKERYEEGELEATLGAVHMGLIYVNPEGPNGNPDPMASGMDIRETFGRMAMNDEETVALVAGGHTFGKAHGAADPDQYVGAEPAGASIEEQSRGWKNTFGTGHGDHTITSGIEGAWTPNPSQWDHDYFRVLLDYDWELTKSPAGAHQWTPTDASNADVAPAAGDSSKTQRLMMTTADMALKNDPKYLEISKRFREDQEAFEDAFARAWFKLTHRDMGPKALYLGEEVPAEELVWQDPIPAADYDIINAADVADLKASIAGKGLTVSELVSAAWASASTFRGSDKRGGANGGRIRLAPQKDWEVNNPTQLNKVLTALAEVQSSFNASQSGKQVSIADLVVLGGCVGVEQAAKAAGHNLEVPFTPGRTDASAEQTDVDSFRALKPTGDGFRNYFNPAHKVTPEEMLVDRSQLLTLTAPEMVVLLGGMRVLGTNYDGSNHGVFTDKPGALTNDFFVNLLDMSTTWSATSDAQDLFEGRDRRTGEVKWTGTRADLILGSNTELRALAEVYGCADSEEKFLADFVSTWDKVMNLDRFDLD from the coding sequence ATGGAAAATATGCAACATTCAGGTGATATCAGTAAATGTCCATTTCACGGAGGCACGATTAAGCAAAGTGCCGGTGGTGGTACTAAAAATCAAGACTGGTGGCCCAATCAGTTAAACTTGAATATCCTACGTCAGCATTCTAACCTTACTAACCCTATGGGAGAGGATTTCGATTATGCTGAAGAATTTAAAAAACTTGACTTGAAAGCGGTAAAACAAGACCTCTATGACTTGATGACCGACTCTCAAGATTGGTGGCCTGCCGATTACGGTCATTATGGGCCTTTTTTCATTAGAATGGCATGGCATAGTGCTGGTACTTATAGAATTGCCGATGGTCGTGGTGGTGGCGGATCTGGAACACAGCGTTTCGCACCATTGAACAGTTGGCCTGATAACGGTAACCTTGACAAAGCGCGTCTATTACTTTGGCCAGTGAAGCAAAAGTATGGGAAAAGATTATCATGGGCAGACTTGATGATCTTGGCAGGTAATTGCGCATTAGAATCTATGGGATTCGAAACATTTGGTTTCGCTGGAGGTCGTGAAGACGTTTGGCAACCAGAAGAAGATATTTACTGGGGTTCTGAAGGTGAGTGGCTTGGTAACAAAGAACGTTACGAAGAGGGGGAACTCGAAGCTACTTTAGGAGCCGTTCACATGGGTCTTATTTATGTAAATCCAGAAGGACCTAATGGCAACCCTGATCCTATGGCATCGGGAATGGATATCCGAGAAACATTTGGACGTATGGCCATGAATGACGAAGAAACTGTTGCTCTTGTAGCAGGAGGTCATACTTTCGGTAAGGCACACGGTGCCGCGGATCCTGATCAATACGTGGGTGCAGAACCAGCAGGGGCTAGTATAGAAGAGCAAAGTCGTGGTTGGAAAAATACATTTGGAACAGGTCATGGTGATCATACAATTACAAGTGGTATTGAGGGAGCCTGGACGCCAAATCCGTCACAGTGGGATCATGACTACTTTAGAGTATTGTTGGATTACGATTGGGAGTTGACCAAAAGCCCAGCTGGGGCACATCAATGGACTCCTACAGATGCTTCAAATGCTGATGTAGCACCAGCTGCTGGTGATTCGTCAAAGACACAGCGTCTAATGATGACCACTGCGGACATGGCCTTGAAGAACGATCCGAAATACTTAGAGATATCTAAAAGGTTCAGAGAAGATCAAGAAGCTTTCGAAGATGCATTTGCACGTGCTTGGTTTAAACTAACGCACCGCGATATGGGTCCTAAAGCGTTATATCTAGGAGAGGAAGTCCCTGCTGAAGAACTAGTTTGGCAAGACCCTATTCCTGCGGCGGATTATGATATCATCAATGCAGCAGATGTTGCAGATCTGAAAGCAAGTATTGCTGGTAAAGGCTTAACGGTTTCAGAATTAGTTTCTGCAGCTTGGGCATCGGCATCTACTTTTAGAGGATCAGATAAAAGAGGTGGCGCAAACGGCGGTAGGATTCGTTTAGCTCCGCAGAAAGATTGGGAAGTAAACAATCCAACTCAACTGAATAAAGTATTGACAGCGTTAGCCGAAGTTCAAAGTAGCTTTAATGCTTCACAGTCAGGAAAACAGGTTTCCATTGCCGATTTAGTAGTACTTGGCGGATGTGTAGGTGTTGAGCAAGCGGCAAAGGCTGCAGGACATAATTTAGAAGTTCCTTTCACACCAGGAAGGACAGATGCTTCTGCTGAGCAAACAGATGTAGATTCTTTTAGAGCGCTGAAACCAACCGGTGATGGCTTTAGAAACTACTTTAATCCAGCACATAAAGTAACGCCAGAGGAAATGCTGGTAGACCGTTCTCAACTGCTCACATTGACTGCTCCAGAAATGGTGGTATTGTTAGGTGGTATGAGAGTCCTTGGAACCAACTATGATGGTTCTAATCACGGTGTATTCACCGATAAGCCTGGTGCTTTGACCAATGATTTCTTCGTGAATCTATTAGATATGAGTACAACTTGGAGTGCTACTTCAGATGCTCAAGACCTTTTTGAAGGACGCGATCGTAGAACAGGAGAAGTGAAATGGACGGGTACTCGTGCCGATTTAATTCTTGGTTCAAACACTGAACTTAGAGCACTGGCAGAAGTTTATGGTTGTGCTGATTCTGAAGAGAAGTTCTTAGCAGATTTCGTTTCGACATGGGACAAAGTGATGAACCTTGATCGTTTTGATTTAGACTAA
- the rlmF gene encoding 23S rRNA (adenine(1618)-N(6))-methyltransferase RlmF, translating to MNKGNKEKKSSTFADALRSHGGATKKTVVKPKFKGKSGLHPRNKHIGRYDLKKLAKAVQALKSKITLNVRKEETIDFSDPEAVKLLNAALLKVYYNVDQWDIPPGYLCPPIPGRADYIHYMADILRDSNNGQIPKGESVKCLDVGIGANAVYPIIGISTYGWSFIGSDIDPVSIKSVKRLMDHNAWLKNNLTVKTQPNAKDILYGILDHEEPVDLVICNPPFHASLQAAQEGTLRKVRNLTKSEVKEAKQNFGGQGSELWCEGGERQFVGTMIRESKNFGKSCFWFSSLVSKQSNLKAILEYLAIAKAVEVKTIPMSQGNKASRVVTWTFLTPEEQKVWKESRWRS from the coding sequence GTGAATAAAGGGAACAAAGAGAAAAAATCGAGCACTTTTGCCGATGCGCTGAGAAGTCACGGTGGAGCTACTAAGAAGACGGTCGTTAAACCTAAGTTTAAAGGTAAATCGGGATTGCACCCTAGAAATAAGCACATCGGCAGGTATGACCTTAAAAAGCTCGCAAAAGCTGTACAGGCATTAAAAAGTAAGATTACGCTCAACGTTAGAAAAGAAGAAACAATCGATTTTTCCGACCCAGAAGCTGTCAAGCTTTTAAATGCGGCTCTTTTAAAAGTGTATTACAATGTAGACCAATGGGATATCCCCCCTGGTTATCTCTGCCCTCCTATTCCTGGCCGTGCTGATTATATTCATTACATGGCAGATATATTGCGCGATAGTAACAATGGGCAAATTCCTAAGGGAGAAAGTGTAAAATGTCTTGACGTGGGTATAGGGGCTAATGCTGTATATCCAATCATAGGCATTAGCACATACGGTTGGTCATTTATAGGTTCGGATATTGATCCAGTCTCTATCAAATCTGTCAAACGCCTAATGGATCATAATGCATGGCTGAAAAACAACTTGACGGTTAAAACACAGCCTAATGCCAAAGACATTTTATACGGCATTCTAGATCACGAAGAGCCAGTAGACTTAGTAATCTGTAACCCACCATTTCATGCGTCTCTGCAAGCGGCTCAAGAAGGCACGCTTAGGAAAGTACGAAACCTTACTAAATCTGAAGTAAAAGAAGCAAAACAGAACTTTGGTGGTCAGGGCAGTGAACTATGGTGCGAAGGTGGAGAAAGACAGTTTGTCGGTACTATGATCAGAGAAAGCAAAAACTTTGGCAAGTCCTGTTTCTGGTTTTCTTCTCTAGTTTCGAAGCAATCAAACTTAAAAGCAATATTAGAATACCTGGCTATTGCTAAGGCAGTAGAGGTAAAAACAATCCCTATGAGTCAGGGCAACAAAGCCAGCCGAGTAGTCACCTGGACTTTTCTGACCCCTGAAGAGCAAAAAGTTTGGAAAGAGAGTCGATGGCGTTCTTAA
- a CDS encoding ABC-F family ATP-binding cassette domain-containing protein, translating into MISAQNVSLSFGKRVLFDEVNIKFTGNNCYGVIGANGAGKSTFLKILAGDQDPNSGKVTIEPGKRMAVLKQNHFEFDEETVLNTVMMGHSVLWNIMQEKDAIYMKPDFSEEDGIKASELEAKFAEMDGWNAESDAAALLSGLGITEDAHHSLLKDLNGSQKVRVLLAQALFGNPDILILDEPTNDLDINTIAWLEDFLLEFKNTVIVVSHDRHFLDTVCTNIVDIDFSQVKLFTGNYSFWYESSQLALSQRSAANKKAEEKKKELQEFIARFSANASKSKQATSRRKLLDKITLEDIQPSTRRYPAIIFQQNRTAGDQILEIKNLSKSSTEKTLFSGLDLFVNRGDKIAVLSKDGLATTSLYQVLMGEQTSDSGEFKYGQTITKAYLPNENEEYFTGNENLVDWLRQFTEGEKDEVYMRGFLGKMLFSGEEVFKKSNVLSGGEKVRCMLSRMMLAQANLLLIDEPTSHLDLESIQAFNNALKDFPGTVLFSSHDHEFTQTVANRILEIGPKGYVDKLCTYDEYIANEAYQAQREAIY; encoded by the coding sequence ATGATTTCAGCACAAAACGTATCATTATCATTCGGAAAACGGGTTCTTTTCGATGAGGTAAATATAAAATTCACTGGAAACAACTGCTACGGTGTAATTGGTGCAAATGGTGCCGGGAAATCTACATTTTTAAAGATTCTCGCTGGCGATCAAGACCCTAACTCTGGTAAGGTTACCATTGAGCCAGGCAAGAGAATGGCCGTTTTGAAGCAAAATCACTTTGAATTTGACGAAGAGACTGTACTCAACACTGTGATGATGGGCCACTCCGTACTTTGGAACATCATGCAAGAGAAAGACGCCATTTACATGAAGCCAGATTTTTCGGAAGAAGATGGTATTAAAGCGTCAGAACTTGAGGCAAAGTTTGCTGAAATGGATGGTTGGAACGCAGAATCTGATGCGGCGGCCTTATTGAGTGGTCTTGGTATTACGGAAGATGCTCACCACAGCCTGCTTAAAGACCTGAATGGTAGCCAGAAAGTAAGAGTTCTATTAGCACAGGCACTTTTCGGTAACCCAGACATCTTGATATTGGATGAGCCTACTAACGACCTTGACATTAATACAATTGCTTGGTTGGAAGACTTCTTACTAGAGTTTAAGAATACTGTCATAGTGGTTTCTCACGATAGGCACTTTTTAGATACCGTATGTACCAACATTGTAGATATTGACTTTAGTCAGGTGAAGCTTTTTACGGGTAACTATAGCTTCTGGTACGAGTCTAGCCAATTGGCCCTTTCTCAAAGGTCTGCCGCCAATAAAAAAGCGGAAGAAAAGAAGAAAGAGCTTCAAGAATTCATCGCTCGCTTCTCTGCCAATGCGTCTAAGTCAAAACAGGCTACCAGTAGGAGAAAATTATTAGATAAAATCACCTTAGAAGACATTCAACCTTCGACCAGAAGATATCCTGCAATCATCTTTCAACAAAATCGAACGGCAGGTGATCAAATATTAGAAATCAAGAATCTAAGTAAGTCTAGTACAGAAAAAACACTTTTTAGCGGCTTGGATCTTTTTGTAAATAGAGGAGATAAAATCGCGGTATTGAGTAAGGATGGTTTGGCAACTACTTCTCTCTATCAGGTTTTGATGGGTGAGCAAACAAGCGATTCTGGAGAATTTAAATATGGTCAAACCATCACGAAGGCCTATTTACCGAACGAAAACGAGGAGTACTTCACTGGAAATGAAAACCTAGTAGACTGGTTAAGACAGTTTACCGAAGGTGAAAAAGATGAAGTATATATGCGTGGCTTCCTTGGTAAAATGCTGTTCTCAGGAGAAGAAGTATTCAAGAAATCAAATGTACTTTCTGGAGGGGAAAAAGTACGCTGTATGCTTTCCAGAATGATGCTCGCTCAGGCTAACTTATTATTAATCGACGAGCCAACCAGTCACTTGGATCTAGAATCGATTCAAGCATTTAACAATGCATTGAAAGATTTCCCTGGTACTGTCTTATTCAGTTCTCATGACCACGAGTTTACCCAAACGGTCGCTAACAGAATTTTGGAGATTGGACCGAAAGGCTACGTAGATAAGCTGTGTACTTACGATGAGTACATTGCTAACGAGGCTTACCAGGCACAACGAGAAGCCATTTATTAA
- a CDS encoding YHYH protein, with product MKNIKLLFFSLVVIVLSDCSSTKPDQGSQGAPTDRDQRFGPPQRGGNGPGQGPGGPGAGGASRNNPEADNQGGNTFFINLDGSDCNVDIEAKLGVSSVYTEIIDEKNQLRKITINSIADHQVGEFPNPGNPNTIKVSKGTFNIPLNPKVATKTTSAQGFDSGVLFSGVSIDPFTAEMFIGSTGQMNPRYNITTLTSTENLGLDCNNAHVQPTGKYHYHGTPSALVDDEGIDGSEMVKIGYASDGFPIYYKYGYNSEGELVEHQSGYKLKEGDRGGDGVTAPDGPHNGRYFSDYKYDQNLSELDACNGRWGKTPESANEYYYVVTDNFPSVPLCFSGTPNNELRKGGGRNGGQRPQRGAGGPPPRRGGNHDETEPINKL from the coding sequence ATGAAAAATATTAAACTCCTATTTTTTTCCTTAGTAGTGATCGTGCTGAGCGATTGTTCTTCTACAAAACCAGATCAGGGTTCTCAAGGTGCTCCTACTGATCGAGATCAACGTTTCGGACCACCCCAAAGAGGTGGTAATGGCCCCGGCCAAGGCCCTGGAGGTCCTGGCGCTGGAGGTGCCAGCAGAAACAACCCCGAGGCGGATAATCAAGGTGGCAATACCTTCTTTATCAATTTAGATGGTTCCGATTGCAATGTAGATATTGAAGCTAAACTCGGTGTTTCAAGTGTTTATACTGAAATCATCGACGAAAAAAATCAACTAAGAAAGATTACCATCAATAGCATAGCCGACCATCAGGTAGGTGAATTTCCTAACCCTGGAAACCCAAATACAATTAAAGTTTCAAAAGGCACATTCAATATTCCGCTCAACCCCAAAGTAGCCACTAAAACAACCAGTGCTCAAGGGTTTGATTCGGGTGTACTTTTTAGTGGTGTGAGTATTGACCCGTTTACGGCTGAAATGTTCATAGGAAGTACTGGACAAATGAATCCGAGATATAACATCACCACACTCACCTCCACTGAAAACCTGGGGTTGGATTGCAACAATGCCCACGTGCAGCCAACAGGAAAGTATCATTATCACGGAACTCCTTCAGCGCTGGTAGACGATGAAGGTATCGATGGATCTGAAATGGTTAAAATCGGATACGCATCTGACGGTTTCCCTATCTATTATAAGTATGGGTATAATTCCGAAGGTGAATTGGTAGAGCACCAAAGTGGCTACAAACTAAAAGAAGGCGATCGTGGTGGAGATGGCGTCACAGCACCTGATGGCCCACATAACGGAAGGTATTTTAGCGATTATAAATATGATCAGAATTTATCTGAATTAGACGCTTGCAATGGACGCTGGGGCAAAACTCCAGAAAGCGCGAATGAATACTACTATGTGGTCACTGACAACTTTCCGTCAGTACCACTTTGCTTTAGCGGTACTCCAAACAATGAACTTAGAAAAGGCGGTGGCAGAAATGGTGGTCAAAGACCTCAACGAGGTGCCGGCGGGCCTCCACCTAGAAGAGGTGGTAATCACGATGAAACGGAACCAATCAATAAATTATGA
- a CDS encoding DUF1987 domain-containing protein, producing MSELKSKMSDFELSRTSGSPGVMLKAEAGELKFTGYSIPRETDEFYAPIIQWIKRYTSSPAKETRLSMEMEYMDNSSRKVFTKIIELLKELGTNGDSKVSVVWFSKQGSDDMKSLGQKFQSETDLDFSYATLD from the coding sequence ATGAGTGAACTAAAGAGTAAAATGTCTGATTTTGAATTAAGTAGAACTTCGGGGTCTCCTGGAGTTATGTTGAAGGCAGAAGCTGGGGAACTGAAATTCACGGGGTATTCGATACCGCGTGAGACGGATGAATTCTACGCACCTATAATTCAATGGATAAAAAGATATACCAGCAGCCCGGCTAAAGAGACTCGGTTAAGTATGGAAATGGAATATATGGACAACTCCAGTCGAAAGGTCTTCACAAAAATCATTGAACTTTTAAAAGAACTTGGAACCAATGGAGATTCTAAGGTTTCTGTCGTTTGGTTTTCGAAGCAGGGTAGTGATGATATGAAGAGTCTTGGTCAAAAGTTTCAAAGCGAAACAGACCTTGATTTCTCCTATGCCACGCTAGATTAA
- the cysM gene encoding cysteine synthase CysM, with translation MSIEELIGNTPLVEYKTLSPKPNVKILGKLEGNNPGGSVKDRAAYGMIKGALERGDIQPGDRLVEATSGNTGIALAMIASIMGVDMTLIMPDNSTRERVLSMEAYGAKVILTPAAKTIEYSRTLAADMAHKEGYFMLNQFGNPDNYKQHYKSTGPEIWRDTKGKVTHFVSAMGTTGTIMGVSRYLKEQNPNIQIVGTQPTDGSSIPGIRRWSPEFLPAIFEPFRVDRVIDVSQEDATQMTRKLAKAEGILAGMSSGGALSAALKIAHEIDEGVIVHIACDRGDRYLSTDLFG, from the coding sequence ATGAGTATAGAAGAACTTATAGGCAATACACCACTGGTAGAATATAAAACGCTCAGCCCAAAACCAAACGTAAAAATCCTTGGTAAACTCGAAGGAAACAACCCTGGAGGAAGTGTCAAGGATCGTGCTGCTTACGGCATGATCAAAGGCGCCTTAGAAAGAGGAGATATTCAGCCAGGTGATAGACTCGTCGAGGCTACGAGTGGTAATACAGGAATTGCCCTGGCTATGATTGCGAGTATTATGGGCGTTGACATGACACTTATAATGCCCGATAATTCTACTCGTGAAAGGGTTTTAAGTATGGAAGCCTATGGTGCCAAGGTTATACTTACACCTGCAGCAAAAACGATAGAATATTCTAGAACACTTGCCGCTGACATGGCCCATAAAGAAGGATATTTTATGTTAAACCAGTTCGGGAACCCCGATAATTACAAACAACATTACAAATCCACCGGGCCTGAAATTTGGAGAGATACGAAAGGCAAAGTGACTCATTTTGTATCTGCTATGGGAACAACAGGCACCATTATGGGAGTATCGAGGTACCTAAAAGAACAGAATCCAAATATTCAAATTGTGGGTACGCAACCAACTGATGGCTCAAGCATTCCGGGTATAAGAAGGTGGTCTCCTGAGTTCCTGCCAGCTATTTTTGAACCATTCAGGGTTGATAGGGTCATTGATGTAAGCCAAGAGGATGCTACTCAAATGACGCGAAAACTAGCGAAAGCTGAAGGTATACTAGCAGGAATGAGCTCTGGCGGAGCTCTGAGTGCGGCCCTTAAAATTGCCCATGAAATAGACGAGGGCGTAATCGTGCACATAGCTTGTGATAGAGGCGACCGATATCTTAGTACAGATCTATTTGGCTAG
- a CDS encoding putative Ig domain-containing protein, which yields MRYITLLLLVLCCACNGPSDIQEPTPYLLGEEAPGNTPKVYRADIVSKKGRFDMGFTISPNGKIMAFGVAHENDPSQTLIYLMNFQDGTWSAPDYSFLAENINTFFPMFSPSGNEFYFSKSVDNNPSDIWVGSFEDGKVTNPQPLDSLVNSGTREAGHGQSKNGAFYFTSNRNLDQACCGDIYVKTKNNLGESVIELMEELSTPADEESLFLSPDEDFIIIQSWQNQFGGKHDLYISYKTATHNWTTPLRLNNYINGKEIEQRPFVSPDNKHLFFSRMSISQENGQDVYESDIYWVSTQKVFAPYVFRKPIFPTMKLDESFEWSFPADLFKDIDDVSFDYALSFNDKKVLPEWLKFDAASLTISGVWQSEEPLTLVLTATDKSGNTTTFEFSLGG from the coding sequence ATGAGATACATAACACTTCTTTTACTAGTTCTATGCTGTGCTTGCAACGGTCCTAGCGATATTCAAGAACCTACCCCTTACTTACTAGGTGAAGAGGCACCTGGAAATACACCAAAAGTTTATCGGGCTGATATAGTTTCTAAAAAAGGGAGATTTGATATGGGTTTCACTATTTCTCCCAACGGGAAAATCATGGCCTTTGGTGTAGCTCACGAAAACGATCCATCCCAAACGCTCATTTATCTGATGAATTTTCAAGATGGTACTTGGAGCGCTCCCGACTATAGTTTCTTAGCAGAAAACATCAATACCTTTTTCCCAATGTTTTCCCCAAGTGGTAATGAGTTTTACTTTTCCAAATCAGTTGATAATAATCCATCAGACATTTGGGTAGGATCGTTCGAGGACGGAAAAGTCACTAACCCGCAGCCCTTAGACTCGCTGGTCAATTCAGGAACAAGAGAAGCTGGCCATGGACAATCAAAAAATGGTGCATTTTATTTCACTTCGAATAGAAATCTCGACCAAGCCTGTTGCGGCGACATTTATGTAAAGACCAAAAACAATTTGGGCGAATCAGTGATCGAGTTGATGGAAGAATTGAGCACACCTGCCGATGAAGAAAGCCTCTTTCTGTCTCCAGACGAAGATTTTATCATTATACAGTCGTGGCAAAACCAATTCGGAGGAAAGCACGACCTCTATATTAGTTATAAAACGGCCACCCATAATTGGACAACTCCTTTAAGGTTAAATAACTATATCAATGGAAAAGAAATTGAGCAACGACCGTTTGTGTCTCCTGATAACAAGCACCTTTTCTTTAGTAGGATGAGTATAAGTCAAGAAAATGGGCAAGATGTTTATGAATCTGACATCTATTGGGTAAGTACGCAAAAGGTCTTTGCCCCATATGTGTTTCGTAAACCGATATTTCCTACAATGAAGCTGGATGAATCATTTGAATGGTCTTTTCCGGCAGATTTATTCAAAGATATCGATGATGTTTCCTTTGATTATGCTTTGTCTTTCAACGATAAAAAGGTGTTGCCCGAGTGGCTTAAATTTGACGCAGCAAGTCTAACCATCAGTGGTGTTTGGCAATCAGAGGAACCGCTTACTCTAGTCTTAACCGCTACCGATAAATCAGGAAATACGACTACTTTCGAATTTTCTTTAGGAGGTTAA
- a CDS encoding serine O-acetyltransferase → MNRDFINSLYVRQQVCLNCASPETISEWFNELLGTLFPDFSKQKFNTQREFELHLEKLKLQLEQILSRNETKPELSSSDLADLFFDALPEIHSQMEQDVTAIFEGDPAAKSRTEVIRTYPGFMAIAAHRIAHQLDILGISLIPRIISEFAHSKTGIDIHPSAQIGNFFCIDHGTGVVIGETTVIGDHVKIYQGVTLGALSVDKKDAVKKRHPTISDNTVIYAGATILGGETHIGHDSIIGGNVWLTQSIPPFSKIYYQAQMTNTSGETDKIIFKGESA, encoded by the coding sequence ATGAATCGCGATTTTATCAATAGCCTCTACGTCAGGCAGCAAGTATGCCTTAATTGCGCCTCGCCAGAAACTATTTCTGAGTGGTTCAACGAACTGCTTGGAACACTCTTTCCAGACTTCTCAAAACAAAAATTCAATACGCAGAGAGAATTTGAACTCCACTTGGAAAAACTAAAACTACAGCTAGAGCAAATACTCTCAAGAAATGAGACAAAACCTGAGTTATCTTCCTCCGATTTAGCCGATCTTTTCTTCGATGCTCTACCTGAGATTCATAGCCAAATGGAACAGGATGTAACCGCGATTTTCGAAGGCGATCCTGCTGCAAAGAGCCGTACAGAAGTAATAAGAACCTATCCAGGTTTTATGGCTATCGCAGCACATAGAATAGCTCACCAACTCGATATACTTGGCATTAGTCTAATTCCTAGAATAATTTCAGAATTTGCCCACAGCAAAACGGGTATTGACATTCATCCAAGTGCCCAAATCGGAAATTTTTTCTGCATTGACCATGGAACAGGGGTTGTCATAGGCGAAACGACGGTGATTGGCGACCATGTTAAAATCTATCAAGGAGTGACGCTCGGAGCATTAAGCGTCGATAAAAAAGACGCTGTCAAAAAAAGGCACCCAACCATATCAGATAACACTGTCATCTATGCGGGAGCAACAATTTTGGGAGGTGAAACCCACATTGGGCATGACTCAATTATTGGTGGAAATGTCTGGCTCACCCAAAGCATTCCGCCATTTTCTAAAATCTACTATCAAGCACAAATGACTAATACCTCAGGCGAAACAGATAAGATAATTTTCAAAGGCGAATCGGCATGA
- a CDS encoding VF530 family protein, producing MELKYTRKSIENHQPNNPLHGVKLVDILEYLVATRGWEGMAKRIDINCFKSNPSIKSSLKFLRRTPWARTKVENFYLDCIKRK from the coding sequence ATGGAGCTGAAGTACACACGCAAGTCAATAGAAAATCACCAACCCAATAACCCGCTTCATGGTGTCAAGCTTGTCGATATATTGGAATACCTGGTTGCTACCAGAGGTTGGGAAGGTATGGCAAAGCGAATTGATATTAACTGTTTTAAGAGTAATCCCTCAATAAAATCTAGCCTGAAATTCTTAAGGCGTACGCCCTGGGCCAGAACAAAAGTGGAAAACTTCTACCTAGATTGTATAAAGCGAAAATAG